ATGCAAAATCAACTTCAACTATAAAGGAAGAAGTCACAAACATAAcggaaaaacaaattatatcgATCAGAATGATTCattattgagttaaaatttgatttaatcaataGGTAAAATTCTTAACTTTTAACCATGTAttctatttatactatttcaaaaataaaataaaattgctgTAAATCATTTTATCAAATCTGCTTATAATTTCAAGTCATTTaagcttgtttttgttttaatatataatttaaactaGAAAGCCACTTTTCATAAATGATGTTAAATGTACTTCAACTTAACCTTAATTTGCCATCAAATGAAAACATCgatgaaatcaaaatcattttattctCACGAGGCCAACACGATAACTAAACTTATTTTTCCAAATCACTTTGTTTTAAGACAAATCAATGATAACGAACCGTAGTAGTGGTGGCATTTGAAGAGCTGACGAACTTCTTCAGTTTCTTGGGCCACTCTGATTCCTCCTGGTGATTCATATCGACTTGTTCTTATTCAAAAACTCAGCCCAGCCTGCTGGGGCTGGTCCCTCTAGTCTCAAGAAATCTGCGCATACCAACCAAGAAATCGACTTGTCTTGTGATGATTTTCTCACTTGGGAGTTGATAACACATGCAGTGCTACCTATTGGCTACTCCCACAAAGATTCATTTATAAGAGCACTCGCATCATGCTGTTCAACTGCTAGTACATTAGCTAAGCTAACAAATCTTTCAGATCACCAGCAAGAGTAACCTAAAACAGAAGCtggggattttgtttttatttccaatGTACGCACAACCCGGAGAAACCAATCAGTACATCAAAGTGGACGGTTTGCTCTAGATACAGTAGTTGGTAAGAGATGTCTATTGGCTTAACAAGTACGACAGAGAAGGAACTTAAATCCCAGCAATATTGCGAGGGCCTCAGGATCGAGGAGAAACTTCAACCAAGGGCATACATCACGTGTGCAAGAATGAACATGAATCAGTTCTAGCGAAGCTATGATCAGATTAAGTGCAAAAGGTAAATCATATTCTTTATCATACAAATAAATTGCAGAGGAGTCCAGCATGAAAAAATCTCAGGCAACTTCACAGGAGAAAAACATCGCCCAACTCTTTGACTCAGTTCAAAATCAATGATGCAAAAGCACCAGAAATCAAAAGCGTTATGCATGCAAGATGTGGTATCATATGCTGGGGTAGACTTTAGTATCATGGATTGATGCAACTCCCAGGCCATGAACAAATGCATAACAGAAAATGTACATTTGACACATGCATTACAATTTACAACTATGCTCACTATCCTAGATGATGCTAATTTATCAAAACCCACATTACTGCACTTGTGTTCTAAGTTCATCCATCCAGTCATCACTGGACACAAAAGCTAAAGGGCATTCCAAAATTCCAATCACATCGGGCATTTGTGATTCTTCGAAGTAATGAAATAGATTCTTAAAATTGAGTCTTACGTTTCAAGGAAGTCTGCTCTTGATttgccaaaaaaacaaagatctaATCCCTATAAAAGTATCCATTTCAGCATTGGTGAGCAAAAATCATTATGCTTTaagttgaaaatcaataaataaaatgtacCCAGCTAAAAGTATCATCCTTCATAAGGAAATCACAAGCTGTGGGAAACTAACCTGGGACAAGCTTGGCTGCCTAAATGATATTACTGTAATAAATACATTCATCTACAGAAGCAACTATTTGACATATATAATGTCTTCATCCGGATCATCACCCTCCCAATCCTCATCATAttggattgaattggaagagtCAGAGAGCTCGTCAACTTGACTTTCTGCATTATCTTTCTCAGCTTTTATCCTATCTAAAATTGCAATCACCTGAAAGGGTTAATTCAACCTATCAGTATCTGATGAGAACACGTCAGAAGAAGTAAAAATTCATCCATAGAGACCATGCTCTGACTCTTAAATTGCCTGGATAAATACAAAACTTTCTGCAGCAAGAACTGTTCATTCTCACCAAATTGAttggagaaagaaatagatacgAATCCATTATCACAATTACCATTGCAGTATTATTAAGGAAAAGGCAACATGAACACAGAGAATAAACACTGAAAGACGTTCACACTTGAATGTCACAGGAGTATTTTCCACATTAATGTTGCCTAGCCTACTCTGAGAGCtttatttaaactttaaagCAACATTATAGATAAGACAGAATGAGACTCCACATGATCAATCAGGATAATACAAAGCATTTTCCACTTTACCAGAACAATATTAGAATCAAGAGCAGAATGAATGCATCAACATTCATGAATTACATGTGCAAACATGGACCTGGGTTGACTTTTACTGACagtggagatttttttttccgagAGAAGTTGCTAAACTATATAACATTCCTGTTATACAATTATGACCCTATAAAGTAACAttgataaaatgaaaaacaagataTCGCAAGCACTTACCCTGCTTCCTCTCTCCAAGCCTTCATCTTCTATAAACCGTATCTCAGGCGTCAACCGCAACTTCATGCGCCTACCCAACTGACTCCTCACATACTTAGCTTTCGACTTCAAACCAGCAATCGCAACCTCCTTCCCTCTATCATCTCCAAAAACAGAAACGTAAACCTTAACCACCTacaaaaaagaacacaaaactACAACTTACATCCGAATAAACAAAACCTAATACAGCAGTACACCTGAAAAATCTCACGAAAGGAAACAACCAGAGCAGAAAAGGTAAATAACATTCAGCATCCCTCCTGGCAACACATTAAGTTCTACAACTCAAACTCACAAATTCTTGTATACACAAAGGGAAACTCTCATTAACCCATAATTTCAAAACTACCAAGCTTTGCAACTGATATTTGTTACCACCAGAAACAAcccaactcaaaaaaaaaaaaaaaaaaacaaagaagtccTCAACTTTACCACACAACACACAAATTAACAGAAACCCATTTcacataaacacaaaataacaaaaaatttaccTGCAAATCAGCAGAAACTTCAACATCACTGATGGTAGTGAGAGAAGACAGGTACTTATCAGCACCTAAGGCAGCTTCAGGCAAAACAGCATACTGTAACACTTTATCAGTTAAAAGCATATCAGATAGCTCTCTTTGTATTTGTTTAGCTACCATTTTCACTCTCCTTGGATTTGCCATGCATTTTATAGTTGTCCCATACATAAATGGCTTTTGAAGATGAATTGGGACCGTTGATTTTGGTGACCGAATTGGGAATGAAGTGGAATAGAGGGTTGTGATTGGTAGGAAATTGGATTGGTAGGTTAGGAGAGGCTGAGGTTGGTGTAGAAGGTGACGGTGTACATTGATCATTGTGTCGAGGATTGTGGCTCTTCTCTCTGTGATTTTGCTGATGATTTCTTATTCTGTCTTTTGGGttcttactttttcttttttgggataTCCAGTGTTCATGTCCAAGGGCATTTTGGGGAAGTCGTTGAGAGGATATCACAAAGTTATCACTTACGttccattttaaaattttttcggGAAGTCGGTGAGAGGataccatatttattttttaaaatattttttatttaaaaatatattaaaataaaaaaaattatttaaaaaaaattatttttgatactaatattttaaaaatattaaaaatttattaatttaaaataaaaaaaaattaaatttttttaaaaatatttttaaaacgtgaaaaaaaacaagaccttagaaattaaaacaaattatattttctctGAATCTTAGTTTGTTTCAAAAATTCTATTCAAATTATGATTGGAATGTTTCGGTTATGTTCCGgctaaataatgtttttttttaatattttaaaaaatatattgtctagttttatgatatttattatatctttcaatttaatttttagatcaaactgaaattttacgaAGAATATCCTAACATATTATTATATCTTAGGTTGAAATTTTAGAGCAATTAGTACTAGAGTactgatgatatttttataattttgtttaaatttgttattttgttcagaaaagtcattttattgtgtcattttcttatattgaatttttttttcaatttcatcattcaacaatgggtttattagaaattgagttttataatttgttttgatttgttttatttgggggttattttgatctcaagacccaaatccaaatccaaaatttaaaaagttgacccgagttgattcaatatgttgtcatttcaatattcttttttaaaaaatatcatcttgaatttttttgagtcaaattatatttttatcaatcatcCAGGTTATTTTGGACCCGTTAAGTTGATCAAGTCATATCTGCCCAactcctatttgtttttttatatttaaaatttgaatggtataatttcaagttaatttattttaaattttaatttatatatatatatatataatttcaaaaactccaaaataatatgctaaaacacttcaaaactaaaatatattgttgtaattaaaaaaataaaatatcaaccgGATCAGAATTAAGAACCCTGGGTATATCGGTTCGTTTTAAGTGGTAGGTACTATGGGCTATGGGTATAGGCCTTTGGAGGCAAGACTAGCCAGTTGCTGGCTAGcaactaacaaattaattagCAAAGGCAAGTCATTTGTTGAAGAAGCACCATGGGCTATGGGTACTAGTCGGGCACAAGGCAACGCATAGTTTAGGTCGGCCCACAGGCCCACATGAGAGATTGGTCCTGAGACAGGAATCGAATGTTATTGCAGTTgaggttttattgtttttttcttttttttacaattattcAGTgcttttaagaattaataatagttattgttatatttaataGCTcgatttttgtaattttacaaTTATCCTAGtaaattatctttataaaaactTGAACTTCGTACGGTGTCGGGGAATTAATTGAGTCTTATAACTCATAAGGTGAAAGACAGCATATCTATCAGGAGTTTTGCATGGTTTGATCTTTGTCTGATTACCGCAGCATACAATTGATACTTCGCAAAGAAAGTAGCTTTTGATTTGTGAGTGTCAAGCAGGTTTGCTAGCTTctgttttttgatatattttatttgaaaaatatcaaattgatattttttttgtgtgtttttttcttatg
The DNA window shown above is from Populus trichocarpa isolate Nisqually-1 chromosome 4, P.trichocarpa_v4.1, whole genome shotgun sequence and carries:
- the LOC7477847 gene encoding probable ribosome-binding factor A, chloroplastic, whose protein sequence is MINVHRHLLHQPQPLLTYQSNFLPITTLYSTSFPIRSPKSTVPIHLQKPFMYGTTIKCMANPRRVKMVAKQIQRELSDMLLTDKVLQYAVLPEAALGADKYLSSLTTISDVEVSADLQVVKVYVSVFGDDRGKEVAIAGLKSKAKYVRSQLGRRMKLRLTPEIRFIEDEGLERGSRVIAILDRIKAEKDNAESQVDELSDSSNSIQYDEDWEGDDPDEDIIYVK